In the candidate division WOR-1 bacterium RIFOXYB2_FULL_36_35 genome, TATACCGCTTTTTTCATCAAAACTCCCTTTATAAAAAGAAAAGAGTGTATCTCCGCATTTATGTTCTCTTAACTTATCCAGATACCCTATTGTACCATCAAGACTGCTTTTGGCCCTGTGTTCAGCAATTATAATCCCCTTTGGTTTTAACAAGTTAAACTCACCCAGAAATTGGAGCGATTTCAACAAAAATAGACTGCCATAAGGCGCTCCAAGAAATATTATATCAAACTTTGCCTGCTTTTTATAAAGAATCTTAAGGGCCTGGAAGACATCTATAGCAAAGACCTCCGCCCTGTCAGAAAGCCCAAGATCTTCGAGGTTTTCCCGTATAACAGAAACAGCTTTCCGATCTTTTTCTACAAAAATAGAAAGTCTCGCCTCTCGGGACAATGCCTCAATCCCAACAGATCCGCTTCCTGCAAAAAGGTCTAAGAAGTCGCTATCCGGAATATCAGAAGCTAATATGTTAAAAAGAGATTCTTTGGCTTGATCGGAAAGAGGTCTCAAGTCGGTTTTTGGAACTTTTAATTTTCGCCCTTTTCTGGAGCCTGAAATTATACGCATGATAAAAAGACTTTTAAAATATTATATAGTATAATCAAGCCCAATGCAAAACGAGAACGCCGCAAAAACATATATCATATTAACCAATCTCCTCTTTGTTGTTGGGGTTTTATTTTTCGGCTGGACAACGCTCATTGTCTTCTTAGGTTTTTTTATAGAAGCGATAATCAATTATCTTTTTAATATCGCAAGATTATCAATTTTATTTTTCAAAGAGAAGAGGCATTTTGATTTTACATTTTTAATCCTCTCTCAAAGCGCTTTTATATTTGTAAATACCGTCTTTTTTTTCATAATCTTTGCGCTTGATAATACAGGAAGGGCTCTGATAATTCACGGAGAAGCATCTGCTTTTCAAATAGTAGAATTTTTATCATTGATTATCGTAATACTGATTGGTACTTCGCAGAAATTTTACAAAGGGTTCCTTAAAGATGAAAAATATAAAGAGATATCTTCCGATAGCATAGCGGAAAAATCGTATGGATCGATAATATTGCTTCAATTTTTAAACATATTCGGCTTTGGCCTAATTTTATTCTTTTCGCTCCACAGGCTTTTTAGTTTGATAATAGTTTTTGTAAAATTTATGACGGAGTTGCTTGCGAAAGACTGAAAACTTCAGGGTTAACCCCGATTATTCATGAGACTGTTGCGTAATGACAGTTTTTGTAATTTGTCATCCCCGCGAAAGCGGGGATCCATCTTGTTTTATGAAAAATAGATTCCCGTTCTCACGGGAATGACCATTATGCAACAGTCCCTTCATGTACAAACAGAATTCTAGTAGGCTGTTGGAAAAATCCTTAGGTATTAACCCCGATTTCCTAATCGGGGTTAATGTTGGGCTTTTTAATTTTATAATAGTTTCCATGAACTTCACGACAAAGTTTTCCACAAAAGAGCAACAAATTTACTCAAGTTTTATCTCTCTTATTACGATAAATACTATATGGCAGATATTTCGGGCTTAAAAAATTCAAATTTTCATTATATGCCAACTTTTTGGCATTTATCCTGGCAAAAACCAGTAGAGGAAGCTTGTTCTGAAAAAAACAGACAAAAAACAGAAGAAGGACTAAATTTATTACACCCTGATCAAGATATTCCATTTTATCCCTATTGTCATTATATAAAAATAGATGCTTCAAGAAGAGAAGAGATGGAAAGCTCTGATGATTATACAGGAACAATAGAAATGGGAATTGCATCCGCCATAGATTTAGAAAGGAATACAAAGGGAGCTGCTATTGAAGGACATTTTGTTGCCCAAAAATATTGGATTCCTGAAAAATATATTCAAAT is a window encoding:
- a CDS encoding 16S rRNA (guanine(966)-N(2))-methyltransferase RsmD, producing the protein MRIISGSRKGRKLKVPKTDLRPLSDQAKESLFNILASDIPDSDFLDLFAGSGSVGIEALSREARLSIFVEKDRKAVSVIRENLEDLGLSDRAEVFAIDVFQALKILYKKQAKFDIIFLGAPYGSLFLLKSLQFLGEFNLLKPKGIIIAEHRAKSSLDGTIGYLDKLREHKCGDTLFSFYKGSFDEKSGI